One segment of Primulina tabacum isolate GXHZ01 chromosome 14, ASM2559414v2, whole genome shotgun sequence DNA contains the following:
- the LOC142525357 gene encoding putative protein S-acyltransferase 15 yields MKLRRFATLPILSVFSLTGFVYYVIIFKIIQEWLGLWSSSGLLNALIFTFSAALCLFSFISCVLTDPGGVPPGYVPDVEENQVPDQEFKKSGVHPRRCDKCSAFKPTRAHHCRVCRRCILRMDHHCVWINNCVGHRNYKSFVTLVFYSTLASTYSAVIVISCALHKDMDSSGGYSLKNFCVACGVVTVGLSVILGSLLVWHIYLITHNLTTIEYHEGKRSAWLARKSGLTYRHPFDVGAYKNITLILGPSMLKWMWPTATSHIRDGLSFRAARDNDSS; encoded by the exons ATGAAACTCAGAAGATTTGCAACCCTCCCAATTTTATCGGTATTTTCTTTGACGGGATTTGTTTATTACgtgataatatttaaaattattcaaGAATGGTTGGGGTTATGGAGCTCATCTGGCTTGCTAAACGCTCTGATCTTCACTTTCTCGGCGGCTCTTTGccttttttctttcatttcctGCGTTCTCACGGACCCGGGTGGAGTCCCACCTGGTTACGTCCCTGATGTTGAGGAAAATCAAGTCCCGGATCAAGAATTCAAGAAAAGC GGCGTGCATCCTAGACGCTGTGACAAGTGTTCTGCCTTCAAACCTACCCGGGCTCATCATTGCCGTGTCTGCCGAAGATGTATTCTGAGAATG GATCACCACTGTGTCTGGATAAATAATTGTGTGGGCCACAGAAACTACAAGTCTTTCGTCACTTTAGTTTTCTACTCAACATTGGCCAGCACttattcagca GTCATTGTCATAAGTTGTGCGCTTCATAAAGATATGGACTCCTCTGGAGGCTATTCTCTGAAGAACTTTTGT GTTGCTTGCGGAGTTGTCACTGTGGGTTTAAGTGTGATTCTAGGAAGCCTCTTGGTCTGGCATATATACCTCATTACTCATAATCTGACAACTATAGAG TACCATGAAGGAAAACGATCTGCATGGCTGGCAAGGAAATCAGGGCTAACATATCGCCATCCTTTTGATGTTGGTGCTTATAAAAACATCACTTTG ATCCTGGGACCAAGCATGCTGAAATGGATGTGGCCGACAGCGACGAGTCATATTAGAGATGGACTCAGCTTTCGGGCTGCACGTGATAATGATAGCTCGTAA